The Lycorma delicatula isolate Av1 chromosome 2, ASM4794821v1, whole genome shotgun sequence DNA window ctcgatcgcccgatcgACTCGGTATGCTGGTGCAGTAAGTCTCGCGGCTGCACCAGTCTtccgactgtacaagcgaaattttttctaaggaagttgtgaaattacattagtttagttagtgccgaccgtcaccgctagtaccgccacacccgcgctaATTAAATATTGTGCGTGAATGCGCTTTAGTAAGAATGattgattaaataaacgaaaaaatattatatttaaataaaatgataaatattttaaatttagtttagtgTTTATATGAGGATaacccgtgcatcagaaacagcccacagttgtagaactttcagcttttttatttatcaagaagCAGATTTTTCGCTAATCGTTTCATGTGCGtatctatttttcataaaaccagTTTTTATTGTACGTCtaccagtattttaaataaaaataaaatttgaaaaatataaaaaaaattaatcataaaaaagtaattaaaccaattttaaaaacattgttctaaaaatgttttaaaataacatcgaataattataatgatgattatactttttaatttttcattaaatttttagagATAAGCAAAGCAATCTACATAAAATGCTACTTATAAactacttttattcttttatttaagatGTAGATGCCGTTTGTCTTATTCAGATTTCTACGCTAACAGAAGACAACTGGGATAACAAATTTGATGAATGTGTTTTGcttagtttattacttttatgaggAAAGAAACTGTAATAATGACTTCATAAAAAATCGGCAGCCGAATcgcaaatgtttttttcaattataaaaatttcaatttttatataaattataacatgtgctgtatttaatataattcatttcttactataaaaatagaaaaatttatttaaatctaggacaaagaaaaaatggaaaaagataaataatatacagaataatttagAGGCATATCAATAGTTGAGAGTAGTATAACGCCATGATATccataattcagaaaaaaacactaaattttgtCATATAGTTTATACAAGTTGAACAATATGGTGTTTCTTGTGTAGTCCATCTTATTTACAAATCGAAAAGGAATTTAAgtcaacttttaaatatatttcatacgaatatttattttaattttattttgttaaatctagTTTACCggaaactttttctaaaatattcatttacagcttgtaaataataaaaaactgtctCTTCCAAGGTGGGAGAAATATTCTGCTTAAAACTTCAAACAGGTTTCTTAAAAGTATTATCCAATTCATAGTTTAGCTAATATGAACaagcattttctttttctttttttttaattatatcccGAACGAGTAAActtcaaaaatgaataataaaaaaagagatttttctaTCATTTAGGTAAGAGAAGGCAACCAATTTGTACATATTTCAGTTTAAGAAATGTAGAAATCGGTTGGATTTCagtctacttaaaaaaattaattcattcttccttaaaaataattcgtagAACGGAAACTAACAGACTAACAAATCCAGATAATGGgatgaaattgatttaaataaaatcacaacaaTATAACTCTTTTTCTACACTCCTGTATGGAAagcaatgaataatattaaaataaaatgttacttagaAACTATTTGCAACCACaaccttaattatttatttatagagtgCATTGAAAGTTTCAATTGCTTTTTTactaaaatggtttattaaataactaatgttTGATAAATAGTTTACCTCACTTATTAAGATAagttaaatctgaaacaaaatagataattaaatttcaaaataatatttaatatttttttttttaatttcttttgtagaGAATATCTCTTATGAGAACGTGATCAACTCAAaatgttactgtaaaaaaataattctgtaaaaaacaaTATGCTTCGTTGCCTACCCAGTAACGGGTATACCTTTTCATTTATATCTAGAATCATGtcaaatttgaacaaaaatgaTGGTAACAGATTCGTTCAGCGATTCATCCAGGAATAAGCAAATATCGATATTAGTATACATATTTAGCCTCACGTAGTTTGGTACAGAAAaagttttccttctttttaatatgttttaacaaacccgataaatatttaaatcgtaatgcatataataataataataataatagacaaatacaatcaaacaatattaacagaacttataaaaaattattataatttttttcgaaatcaggttttatttttttaaatttcagtcaggGAAATTTTgctttcgtataaaaaaaaagcaattaaaagtgGTTTACACCATCTGTTACATCATTTGAAATGTTTCAGTTCAGTTAGAATCAAAATTACTATTATACTTGTCAGCTGTCGTCAGCTTGTCAGAAGTaagaagaaaaattcttttatttgtatcAGCATTGTTAAAACATGTAAATTAGAAGTATCACCAAAACCACTATTATTTTCGGcataaaatatccaaaattttgagtacaaaaatatgttttcattttgtaaatatgtcGGTTTGGTTTTGTCAAAATATTCGGCTGTCAATTGCTCGACGTCAAATAGGTTCCCAACTTATAGAAATATATCGGTAAGTAACTATCTGTTCGCAGAAAGACCAGCAGATTTATTAACAGATCAAGAAAGAACAGCATACAGTAGATTATTTAGAGAGATGGATAAGGATAAAGACGGTGTTATTTCGAAGGAGGAATTAAAGAAAGGATTGCAAGATTTCATCGGCTATGAAGCGACAGACAGTGAACTGAATGAATCTATGGAAGTTCTTGATAAAGATAAGGATGGTAAAGTTGATATCAAAGATTTTTTGGAACACATGCAAGCAAGGAAGAAGGAAACACGGCTAGAAGCGATCaggtataataatagtatatatatacattttttataacctttaaataattgaaataagtactctgtaagaaaatatttacatattaacctATAAATACTTAAAGAATTGTACAGAACGGAAAAAAACCgcgtaattgtttatttttgtaaatatgattACGTCATAGAGGTGGTACTCTAACAAAACGCGTGCATTTAGGTTATTACATCAACTTGATTCTTTTACATCTTTTACCGTTAACGTTTCTTATATAACGCGTTTGactgtagtattaatttttttcttttttcttttctttttttttttaaacagtgtttaaatatataaatatcatttatttacattaggaaacataaaatacttaattaaaaattcgaTTTGAAATTGGCCTAATTCGACAAACTTCACAGATTCCATTCAACTCTTCTACTTCATTACTAAGTCTCTTTTCATGTATCCcagtatttactttataatatttattctctaAAATCCTaaccaaaaactaaaataactaatCCTAAGaacaattagaaatattattcctGCAATAATATTGCAggaatgtgtaataataattttgcagttGTTAACCTACCTACAGTATTATTGTTTAAAGAATGTAcaaagtattttcttttctaaaaaaaaaattaaataaaaaaaaagttttcaaacattaataaataatgtttcgtataaatcacttttttttatttttacttttaactcatAATATTGCATACGTTGCGTtagtataattatgtattaacatttaataaattactttgtaatcCTTAAATCTATTTGATGGTAgcatatttttttccagtttaaaatCCATTACTTTATActgatttaatgtttatatatatccatctattctttcattttcacaacctaaaaaacaaaatttctgttttcgtGTGACACAGAGTTCTCCTACTTatataattgtatcattttttgaaatgttatagtTGTATCACTTGATcgaaataattagaaattactaTCTTACTAaggaatattattcatttcagtaattattttaatattcatttggtTTCACCAAAAATGTAGTTTCTTCAATTTGAGATTTAATAAACATTCTCTTTTGGAATTTTACTTCACATTCCATGTGAAGTCTTCCtccttttaaacatttaaattaaatggaaataactAAGATACAGTCTCGtattctaattatattaaatatcctGGTTtcgttttttacaaataataaaactcttttcaaaatttaatttttacaaatcatgCAGGTATTTTTATAGAAGATAACAAAaagtaactacaaaataaaaatattttagtcttaAAGGTTTGTAACAGTTTGTCTGTTTATATTATTGGCACAGTTTTGATCCTTTGATTGGTCTCATAAATTCTTTTATcgataaagaaacaattttaggttatgtaatatactttatttgaataaataaatggagctttgtataatacattttatgaaatcCTATATTACGTATGAACAAAATCATTCAATattagcttttaaaatattttgggtaCTTCTCAAGATGATGTCCGCAGCCGATGTGTAGTAATCTACACACCTGCGGtagtaatctaattttataaaataaataaatataattataaatataatctaaccaatgctcgcttcgctcgctaacctttacTAGAGAGTTAAGGttatcgagcgaagcgagcttagTAAGCGTATGATGCGATTCTAcgattatatttaagttatttattatatatatatatatatatatatatatatatatatatatatatatatatatatatatatataattattatatttattattattatattaaataaattaatagtagtttatataaatttaatatgcagTCCACCTTCAGTTTACGCGGGTGTTACGTTCCGAAAAATTCCTGCGTATAATGAATGTCATAAATTACTGGCGTAAATATtactgtacttaaaaaatattgtactttattttattattatagtatcattgtattattttaatgatatcacAGTACAgtgtatgtattttaaaagaaaaaataggtacttttttctcctttcagtgaCACCAACCAACAAACAACCGACTAATTACAGATCAGCTCCGACTATCTTCTTGAAAAATACcatattttgtaaatgatttacatataaatcgaaattaatagtaattttaatttcatatcttgaaaatatgttaaaaaggcTTTGTCGCTTAATTGAAGAGTAAATTCAATAAAGATGTCAAACTTTCAACAATTCATGTTTCACTctctatcatttttaaaaaatgttctaatcttttttaagagctgaattgtaatttatttaaaaatccccACGATATTGAACCtgacaaatttttcttaataaaaaaattaagaattaaaatatttttttaataaatgtatttagtaaattattatacaaaacgAAGTTATTGAATGATGAAATTGTACTACCAGAAATACTGGTGAAAACGAAGAACTTTTACGCGaagttttttcagaattatatagaattttcgaaatatatttgaaattttttaacagtagaaaGAGTCCTTAAAGGTTACCTGTGTGAAAAACAGTTAATGTAGAGGATCATTTTGATTGGTATACCTTAGTAGAAACTCTAGTCATCCATATTTCGGGTGAGAAATTTATACTGGCTGGAATAGAATTGcgaaatataaaatttgtgaatggcatgaaaaaatgaaagcataaattaagttttttatatttaatttagctaaagtttatatatttaccatatttttttacaaaggttgTTCAAAGTGAGAGCCCTGCGCAACGAAGCACTTTTGTGCTCTAGTGAGAACCccagtatataatatttttgagaacCCAGTCACAATAAAGAAGTTTCACTTTAACTTATTTCATGTTATGATGCGATTCTAcatttaaatcatgaagaatcttacaacaagatttgtttatttacaaattgtttatttatttatatacatattatggaCTGgagaaattctttgaatatcggcTATTTTTATCTTCAATCCTAACAGGTGTAGGAACCTCATTTACGGACGCCGAAACAGTATCGGACTCGcaaacaggttccgcaagatggtaaaaaaggcgtatgtattcctgcgcactacctaCTAAATCTCCATCTCTGGCGACCTGCCCCTCCTGGGAATAGCTGATAAAGCATTACTTAAGGAGTAAGCGCCCACAccacacacattcagacaacaaagcaaatagcatggcatatacacacacaaaatcagatccacacaaaaaaaaaccagcataACACATCACAAACACACCTGAACCAAACATACCAACATGTATacacctttcctttctttttcctgcttagcctccagtaactaccgtttttagataatacttcaaaggatgaatgaggatgatatgtatgagtgtaaatgaagtgtggttttgtacattctcagttcgaccgatcctgagatgtgtggttaattgaaacccaaccactaaagaacaccggtatccacgatctagcattcaaatccatgtaaaaacagctggctttactaggacttgaacgctggaactctcggcttccaaatcagctgatttgggaagactcgttcaccactagaccaacccggtgggttaacatgTATACACCACCCGCGCACAAACACACGCACACTAACAACTTTCGCAACACTTATACTTACCATATGCATAATTACATGCCATCAGCTTTAGCTCGAAAGTGGGGAAAGCCCACGGGACCCCAGCCGGTGGAGTGACCGCGGCTTCGTTGCATCCAGCCAATCCCCACAAGATCGGAGGGCCCTCTAGACACTCGCCCGCGATCCTTCCCTGAACCGGGGCCCCAGGGACTCTATTGAACCTGCGGCTTTCTTCGGAAGAACGTAATTTCTCCACAACTGCTTTAGCATATCGGGCAACAGCCGTCCAGTGATTCTCACTCGTTAACATAATTTCCTGGAGGTCCTCAGATCCAAACATTTCCTTCTGCCAATAGTATCCACGATCTCCTCACGCTCTAACACAAATCTAGAACAGCGGATAAATACATGAAAAGGCGTCCTTTCAACACCACAAGCAGGGCAGCTATCTGAGTGGTCCAACTCAAACCTAGAAAGATACGCCCTAAATTCCCCATGACCCAGATTAAAACCCAGCGAGCCATGGATTCTCCCAGACCATCTCCCAACATCGCGTATGAGCCTGTAGGTCTGTCAGCCCTTCGCACAGCAATCCCCTCCTGTCAATTCCTTAGTTTCCTCAGTAATTGCCGCGCTCACTTCATTCTTTTCAACTGAGGTCATATTCGGGGTCATATTCGTATTCGCGCATCCTGTTCCTATGCATAATCACGAAGTCATCGGGAGCAACCTGGAAATGACAACCCTGAGACAACACTCCTTTCGGAGAGCATCTAGTTTGTCTCTGTATATGTTACTCTGCTGGAATAGTGGCAAGTTTGACGTGATTTCTTTTCAAATGATTCAGAATGTACATAACCTTCCGCCATAGCAACGTTTTTCTCGATCGAATATGACATTTTTAGAAAATGCCCGTACATCGAAgcatatgtttgtatatattacaAAAGACTAAAGTACAACATACACGACCAATAATAGCTAGTTGTATCGGAGACTGTAAATTAGTGACTGTAACTGCATTAAAATTGATCTCTTAATAGCAGTATGAATCGGCTCGGTTGGGTTTTTAAGTTGCTCACTCGGTAGTAGGTTAGAATTATCAGTACATTCAAGGcgaattagtaaaataaaatagaaatataataaaaaaaatgtagaaaaaatactgaaaagaaaaatacatttttattaatcaataattaactaagatttctatttaaacaactttatgaaaatatttttcttgtcgCGAGGTATACAGTGTGCCTAAGgctttgtagttttaattttttttatttcttgataagtATTTTCGTGATGTGCAGTAGTAactaaatgttttacatttttttttgtttttgtattcatttttatctatgtccattactttaatttattaaatatttatttttctaatttcacaGTATTTCTTAATGATGACTATAAAAGCGACTTTAGATttaatattgcaatttatttaaaaggttctGAACGTTTtctcttgtaattttattattttattaactgatgtgAAGTATCTacgtaattataacaaaatagatttaataacatttagaaaaaaataaaattaaaaacccaagtTTGTTTCGaatatttactgattatttttgcAGTTTAAAACGAGgctttcataatttgttttatgtggttataattatacaatataatggctaattatttaataaaccttataattttatacatatactttatttatttattttttttttacacaattaacaGATTTACATTTGAGATGTGGGATTCAAACGCAGATGGTTTTATTGAACGAGGAGATTTAAAGAACATGTTAAAAGCAGTTGGTGAAGAACCGAGTGACgcaaaagtagataaaattttaaatgcatcaGATAATGATAAAGATGGAAAATTATCGTTTAGtgaatttaaagaaatctttaaagataagcatttttaaagtaatgtttaatttttttttttattttaatttatttttttttttaatgtgatatttcAAAATGGGGTAGTTAGTATTaaccaaaaacaataaatttgaatagaataaaCGCCGATATGGACACGgatgaaaaaattatcagaaagcTATAAGTAAACATTATATCAATAGGGATCGTGTAAAATATCGATTTAAGTTAAATCGCAGCTTTATACtaaatgttttttaccttttaagcaatttcaaataacttaattttataatttttaaatctgtaattgtgaaattacttgaagtaattggttttattttcaatgaatgcTGTAAAATTGTGTGAATGTAAGTGCTTAGTGAATTTTTTCATTccgttttgtaaataaaaagtatttaattaacaaagaataaataaaaatatcattatataataacagtgaaaaatattaactgatttaaaaaactcAAGAAATTCTCAAACGCTATTGTTCCAGGATAATTTTTTGACAGGTAACTAGAgcagaaataatttaatgaaaaatttgcatATATATGATCATGTAGACGACTTTTAAGATGTTTTTATCCAATCACAgtcaacattgttttttttattattatattctaatgaTTAATAACTAAAGTCattctgtaatattttcttttatttcttgcaatatattattaatgtaaaaataaacttctcGCTGTACTAAGTGCAAaaactttatcttttaaaaatttcatctttacgATCAGCTTTATGTAAAATTTGAGATTCTTCCGTAGTTAGTTTTGATTTATTTGGAAAAAGCCAGTATGAActgcaatttttttgcatctgCTTCCTCGCTAGtcgaaatttctataattttgtaacTAGAATAcataacgaaaaatatatttaatatgtttaattttgtgtggtttttgaaagatttttgcTACTTCGGTTTGAATTTTGGATAGGATTTCCGTTAtacttaattaaactttttaacagtaatttttccgAGTTTGTAAAGAAGAGATTCATTTAAAGAACAGCAGATCGACATAAAGTTACTAGCAATTTGTTATAATTCAGAATTCTTatcgttaaaataaaagtacGCATATAAACTGTATTTTCATCATTCCTTTGACATCCAAGTATTTTTGAGAACAGGTTGGGATCCTCTGTTCTAACTGGCTGCTTCTGTCCTCTTTAATTAGCCTGTTCATGACCATATGGGTGAAGGTTTGCTATCTTCACGTTTAACCGTCAAAGATTTCTTTTACTTTCAAGAAAATATGAAAGTTAGATAACGACAGATTTTCTCTCCCATTTTCCAAGCAACGTCAATATCATAGAATCCCCTTAAGGTGCGTCAGAAGGCCAATATTGGTTGGATAATGACCAACATCGGGGTTTCCACTGGACGAAAGGTTCtgaacagtgcaccacatccttgtggattgtatctatTATGCGGTATTGCGTCACaaatttaaactaggggctaacatgcgAACTATTCTAggagataatgaaattaaatttgttctaaGATTCCTGTTCTTATATTCAGATATTTCAATTACTGTGTTTCACatattt harbors:
- the LOC142320120 gene encoding neo-calmodulin-like, producing the protein MDKDKDGVISKEELKKGLQDFIGYEATDSELNESMEVLDKDKDGKVDIKDFLEHMQARKKETRLEAIRFTFEMWDSNADGFIERGDLKNMLKAVGEEPSDAKVDKILNASDNDKDGKLSFSEFKEIFKDKHF